A window of Elgaria multicarinata webbii isolate HBS135686 ecotype San Diego chromosome 2, rElgMul1.1.pri, whole genome shotgun sequence contains these coding sequences:
- the LOC134393501 gene encoding cysteine-rich venom protein helothermine-like yields the protein MILLSIYLCLAAMLHQSSSVASPDLPGLMTSNANQQKVIVDTHNNLRRTVQPTASNMLKMEWDFATARNAQRSADACTLEHTPQGDRTINGVLCGENLFYSSVIHPWLYAIQDWFNERNVFSFGKGPTKPGAMVGHYLQVVWYRSYKVGCAVAYCPEQKTYKYFYVCQYCPAGNLRSQKYTPYKTGRPCGDCPHACDNGLCTNPCKHEDDYSNCPDLKKQVGCDDTMMKESCKASCKCTTEIK from the exons ATGATCCTGCTCAGCATATATTTGTGCCTGGCGGCAATGTTGCACCAATCAAGTAGTGTG GCCTCTCCTGATCTTCCTGGTTTGATGACCTCCAATGCTAACCAACAAAAGGTGATTGTTGACACACACAATAATCTACGGAGAACAGTGCAACCCACTGCCAGCAACATGCTGAAGATG GAATGGGACTTCGCTACTGCACGAAATGCACAGCGCTCAGCAGACGCGTGTACTTTAGAGCACACTCCACAAGGAGACAGAACAATAA ATGGTGTGTTGTGTGGAGAAAATCTCTTCTATTCAAGTGTCATTCATCCATGGCTTTATGCCATTCAGGACTGGTTCAACGAGAGGAACGTCTTTAGCTTTGGTAAAGGACCAACAAAACCAGGAGCCATGGTTGGCCATTACCTTCAG GTAGTTTGGTACAGAAGTTACAAAGTGGGATGTGCTGTTGCCTACTGTCCTGAACAGAAGACTTACAAGTACTTCTACGTTTGCCAGTACTGCCCAGC AGGAAATCTTAGATCCCAGAAATACACTCCCTATAAAACAGGACGTCCATGCGGGGACTGCCCACACGCTTGCGACAACGGATTGTGCA CTAATCCATGCAAGCACGAGGATGATTACAGCAACTGTCCAGATTTAAAGAAACAAGTGGGATGCGACGATACTATGATGAAAGAATCATGCAAGGCTTCTTGCAAATGTACCACAGAAATAAAGTGA